From the genome of Papaver somniferum cultivar HN1 chromosome 2, ASM357369v1, whole genome shotgun sequence, one region includes:
- the LOC113351762 gene encoding LOB domain-containing protein 24-like yields the protein MIPSNTRCAACKHLRRKCPSDCIFYPYFPSNNPQRFAYVHKIFGASNISKMLKQLPEHQRAEAANSLYMEAEFRVQDPVYGCVGVISDLQQQIQTTQFQLAETQAHMTFSKPHQPNEDQHQLQQQPYPPQTFSPLSSEQIGVEGTSHSFLNNTMLHQSPPLPDNH from the exons ATGATCCCAAGTAATACTCGTTGTGCAGCTTGCAAACATTTAAGAAGGAAATGTCCATCAGATTGCATATTCTAcccatattttccatcaaataatccTCAAAGATTTGCTTATGTTCACAAAATCTTTGGTGCCAGCAACATTAGCAAAATGCTCAAG CAACTTCCAGAGCATCAAAGAGCTGAAGCAGCAAATTCATTATATATGGAGGCTGAGTTTAGAGTACAAGATCCAGTATATGGATGTGTTGGTGTAATCTCTGACTTGCAACAACAAATTCAGACTACACAGTTCCAACTAGCTGAAACCCAAGCTCACATGACTTTCAGCAAACCCCATCAACCAAATGAAGACCAACACCAACTACAGCAACAACCGTATCCACCGCAAACTTTCTCACCGTTGAGTTCTGAACAGATTGGAGTAGAGGGTACCAGTCACAGTTTCTTGAACAACACTATGTTGCATCAATCTCCTCCTCTCCCTGACAATCACTAG
- the LOC113348821 gene encoding vesicle-fusing ATPase-like, with translation MAGKSWFGASANINMIVTNTPAADLALTNFAYCASSEISKFAVPGTGLALALIADSFVLSLSVHPSVHEGHIALNAIQRRHAKVSSGDTIACSRFMPPENFNLALLTLDLEFVKKGTKNEQIDAALLSHQLRKRFLNQVMTAGQRVSFEYHGTNYIFTVNQAAVEGEEKSNNLERGMISNDTYFVFEASNATGIKIVNQREAASSNIFRHKEFNLQSLGIGGLSAEFADIFRRAFASRVFPAHVTNKLGIKHVKGMLLYGPPGTGKTLMARQIGQMLNGKDPKIVNGPEVLSKFVGETEKNVRDLFADAENDQRNLGDQSELHVIIFDEIDAICKSRGSTRDGTGVHDSIVNQLLTKIDGVEALNNVLLIGMTNRKDLLDEALLRPGRLEVQVEISLPDENGRLQILQIHTNKMKENSFLAPDINLQELAARTKNFSGAELEGVVKSAVSYALNRQLSLDDLTKTVDEESIKVTMDDFLHALQEIIPAFGASTDNLERCRLNGVVDCGERHKHIYQRAMLLVEQVKVSKGSPLVTCLLEGPTGSGKTAMAATVGIDSDFAYVKIISAETMIGLSESSKCAQIVKVFEDAYKSQLSIIVLDDIERLLEYVPIGPRFSNLISQTLMVLLKRLPPKGKNMLVIGTTSEVDFLESLGICGAFAVTYHVPILRSEDAKKVLEQLKVFAEDDIEAAAEALNDMPIKKLYMLIEMAVQGPHGGSAEAIYSGKEKINMSHFFDCLGDIVRPY, from the exons ATGGCGGGGAAATCATGGTTTGGTGCATCGGCAAATATTAACATGATCGTTACAAACACACCTGCTGCAGATCTAGCTCTTACAAATTTTGCTTATTGCGCTTCTTCTGAAATTAGCAAATTTGCTGTACCTGGCACTGGTCTCGCTCTCGCACTGATTGCCGATTCGTTCGTACTATCTCTCTC TGTTCATCCAAGTGTACACGAAGGTCATATTGCACTAAATGCCATTCAAAGAAGGCATGCAAAAGTTTCTTCCGGGGATACAATAGCTTGCAGCAG ATTCATGCCACCAGAGAATTTCAACCTGGCATTGCTTACACTAGATCTGGAGTTCgtgaaaaaaggaacaaaaaatgaaCAG ATTGATGCTGCTCTTCTATCTCACCAGCTTCGAAAGAGATTTCTTAACCAG GTTATGACAGCAGGACAAAGGGTTTCGTTTGAGTATCACGGTACCAATTACATCTTCACAGTTAATCAGGCTGCTGTAGAGGGGGAAGAGAAATCGAACAACCTTGAGCGAGGGATGATATCAAATGATACGTACTTTGTCTTTGAAGCATCCAATGCTACTGGTATCAAG ATTGTCAACCAACGTGAAGCCGCCAGCAGCAATATCTTCCGGCATAAGGAGTTTAATCTCCAGTCACTGGGTATAGGTGGTCTAAGTGCAGAATTTGCTGATATCTTCCGAAGAGCATTTGCTTCCCGTGTTTTTCCTGCCCATGTGACCAATAA ACTTGGTATTAAGCATGTCAAGGGAATGCTGCTTTATGGGCCACCTGGTACTGGAAAGACTCTTATGGCTCGTCAAATTGGCCAAATGTTAAATGGGAAGGACCCAAAG ATTGTGAACGGGCCTGAAGTGTTAAGCAAATTTGTCGGAGAGACTGAGAAGAACGTAAGGGATTTATTTGCTGATGCTGAGAATGACCAAAGGAATCTAG GGGATCAAAGTGAGCTGCATGTTATCATATTTGATGAGATTGATGCTATCTGTAAG TCAAGAGGATCAACTAGAGATGGCACTGGAGTTCATGATAGCATTGTGAACCAGCTCCTTACGAAG ATAGATGGTGTGGAGGCTTTAAATAATGTTTTGCTAATTGGAATGACCAACAGAAAGGATTTGTTGGATGAAGCTCTTCTGAG GCCTGGAAGATTGGAGGTTCAAGTTGAGATAAGTCTCCCTGACGAGAATGGTCGTTTACAAATTCTTCAAATTCATACCAATAAAATGAAAGAGAACTCCTTCCTTGCTCCAGATATAAACCTTCAAGAGCTTG CTGCTCGGACAAAGAACTTCAGTGGTGCTGAACTTGAAGGTGTTGTTAAAAGTGCCGTATCATATGCCTTGAACAGGCAATTGAGCCTAGATGATCTTACTAAGACAGTGGATGAGGAGAGCATAAAAGTAACTATGGATGACTTTCTGCATGCTCTTCAGGAAATCATTCCTGCTTTTGGAGCCTCCACAGATAACCTTGAGCGGTGCAg GCTAAACGGAGTGGTGGACTGTGGTGAACGACATAAACATATCTATCAGAGAGCTATGCTACTAGTGGAACAGGTTAAAGTGAGCAAAGGAAGTCCACTAGTAACATGCCTCTTGGAAGGCCCAACTGGAAG TGGTAAGACAGCAATGGCAGCTACAGTCGGTATTGACAGTGATTTTGCTTATGTGAAGATT ATCTCAGCAGAAACAATGATTGGTCTTAGTGAAAGCAGTAAATGTGCACAGATCGTCAAG GTATTTGAAGATGCCTACAAGTCACAGTTAAGCATAATTGTCCTGGATGACATTGAAAG GTTACTGGAGTATGTTCCCATAGGACCACGTTTTTCAAATTTGATTTCTCAGACACTCATGGTTCTCCTCAAAAGACTTCCTCCAAAG GGGAAAAATATGCTGGTGATTGGGACAACAAGCGAGGTGGACTTCTTAGAGTCACTTGGTATCTGCGGTGCTTTTGCAGTCACATACCATGTGCCAATTTTGCGAAGTGAAGATGCTAAGAAG GTGTTGGAACAGCTAAAAGTATTTGCTGAAGATGATATTGAAGCAGCTGCTGAGGCCTTGAATGAT ATGCCCATCAAGAAGCTTTACATGTTGATAGAAATGGCTGTTCAGGGTCCACATGGTGGATCTGCAGAGGCTATCTACTCCGGTAAAGAGAAAATCAACATGTCTCATTTCTTTGATTGTCTCGGGGACATTGTCCGCCCCTACTGA